TCCACTGCACCCGGGAGATGCCGATGACCTCCCAGGTGTCCTCGGGGCCCACCTGCCGCGCCATGGCCAGCAGGTTCTCCGCCGTGGGCGCCACGCCGCCCAGCACCCCGAGGATGAAGCTGTACTGCTGCGGGCCCTTCAGCGCCCCCATCTGCAAGAGCGGCTGCGCGTTGTGGACGTGGCCCAGGTCGAAGCACTCCAGCTCCGGCTTCACCCCACCCTCACGCATGGCCTCGGTGGCCAGCAGGATGTCCGAGAAGGGGTTGGGGAACACGAAGTCGAAGACGAAGCCCTTCCGCTTCTCCGAATACTTCGCGTAGTTCATCGACCCCATGTTGAGCGCGGCCATCTCCGGCTTCGTCTTCCACACGTAGGCCAGGCGCTCCTTCTTCTCCTCCTCGGACTCCACCCCCATGTTGAAGCCACCGGTGGAGAAGTTGACGATGATGGGCGAGCGCTTGCGCACCTCTTCCTTGATCTGCCCGTAGATGTCCGCGCTCCACGTCTGCTCGCCCGAGTCGGGCTCACGCCCGTGGATGTGCACCACCGCGGCGCCGGCCTCGTAGGCACGGCGGGCCTCCTCGGCGATCTCCACCGGGGAGTACGGCAGGTACGGGCATTGATCCCTCTTGGCCAGCACGCCCGTCAGCGCGCAGGTGACGACGACCTTGTCCTTCGACAGCGGCATGGGGCACCTCCTCGGGGACTTCGGGAACTCAGCGGTCGTTCCACTTCGGTGGACGCTTCTCGATGAACGCGGTGACACCCTCGGCGGCGTCCTCGGCCAGCACGTTGAGCGACAGCTGGGAGGCCAGGTACTCGATCGCGGCCGGCAGGGGCAGGTCCTCGGCGGTGAAGAAGGCCCGGCGTCCGAGGGCCAGTACCGCCTGGCTCTTGCCCGCGAGCTTCCCCGCCAGCCCGCCCACCGTCGCGTCCAGCTCCGCCGCGGGCACCACGCGGTTGAGCAGCCCCAGCGCGAGCGCCTCACGGGCCGGCATGCGCTCGCCCGTCAGCACCATCTCCAGCGCCCGCTTGCGGCCCACGTGCCGCTGCAGCAGCGCCATCATCATCATGGGGAAGAGCCCCACGTCGATCTCCGGCGTGCCCAGCTCGGCGTGCTCGGCGGCCACGGCCAGGTCACACGCGAGCACCAGTCCCAGCCCACCCGCGAGCGCGTGCCCGTTGACGCGCGCCACGGTGGGCTTGCGGATGTCCTGGAGCCGCAGGAGCAGCTGGCCATAGACGCGGCGCCCCTCGTGCGTGGAGAGGAAACCGCCCTCCCCGCCCATCTGCCCGAGGTCTCCCCCGGCGCAGAACACCTTCTCCCCCGCGCCAGTGAGCACCACCACGCGCGCCGCGGGGTCCGCCTCGGCGCGTTCCAATCCGGCCAGCAGCCCTCGCAACACCTCCGGCGAGAGCGCGTTGCGCGCCTTCGGCCGGTCGATGGTCAGGAGCGCTTGCCCGCCTTCGGCCTGGTACCGGACGACGACCTCTCCTGCTTCCATGACACCTCCGCGGAAGTGGCGGCGCCGGGAAGCACGCCGTGAAGGAAGGATTCGGCGATCTGCACCTTGGCGCGCTCCAACGCCTCGGGACTGCGGTCCTCCATCAGCCCCGACACGAAGGCGGTGAGGCCCAGCTCGATGGAGCCCACGAGGAGGGAGGCGCAGAGCATCGGGTCGAGATCCGCGCGCAGCTCGCCAGTGGCCTGGGCGCTGCGGAACATGTCCGCGGCCATGCGGATGGTGTCGAGGAAGGCCTGCTGCCTGCTGACGATCTGCGTCCCCGCGGGGCTGCGGGCGACCTCCAGGATGAGCACCTTCACCGCGCGGGGATCCACCCGGTAGGCCTCGAAGGCCACGTCCGCGATGCCGCGCACCTTCTGCTCGAGCGAGGAACCCTCGCCCTCGACCACCGTGCGCAGGCGCGAGATGAAACCGCTCCACCCCGTCTCGACGACGGTCTCGAGCAGCTCGTCCTTGTTCTTGAAGTAGTGGTAGACGAGCCCGTAGGCCACGCCCGCCTCGCGCGCCACGTCCGCGATGCGGCACCCGTGGTACCCCTTGCGCGCGAACACGTCGATCGCCGCTCGCAGGATGGTGCGGCGGCGCTCGCCCTCCCGGCTCCCTGCCTCCTCCGTCTTACTCTGCCGCTGACTCACGCGGTGTCTCTCCCCGGCCGGTTGATTCGCCAATCAGCCGGGGAGGACGCTACGGATGGAGGGAGCCGGGGTCAATGCCCTTGAACGCTACTTCTCACTCCTTGAAGACACCTTCCACCGTGGGCGCCTGGACGACGGCCTTGTAGCCCTCCACCGGCGAGGCGGTGAAGACGCAGGGCGCGGACACCGAGTAGCGGACCTGGTCCGCCGGGTAGGTGGGCGTGCTGGTGCTGGTGGGGTCGCGCGCGTCGGAGATGGCGTACTGCATGAGCGTGTAGGCCGGGTAGGTGAAGGCCATGCCACCGGTCAGCTTGGTGACGGTCACGGGCCCGACGGCGCCCGCCTCGCACCCGTCACCGTCCTCGTTCCGGGCCAGGCTGTTGAACCAGGGGTCCGCCAGCAGGAACGAGGCGGTGAACGAGTAGAACTTCACGGGCATGTTCTGGATATACCGGACCGGGGTGCCAGTGGCGGGCGGGAAGAGCTGGCGGACCACGCCCCTGGGGTTGCGGGCCGAGACGTCGCGGTCCAGCTCGTGCGGCCAGCCCGTCCAGAGGATGCGCTCCTGGACCCAGATGAGGGTGAT
This is a stretch of genomic DNA from Archangium violaceum. It encodes these proteins:
- a CDS encoding 3-keto-5-aminohexanoate cleavage protein, which translates into the protein MPLSKDKVVVTCALTGVLAKRDQCPYLPYSPVEIAEEARRAYEAGAAVVHIHGREPDSGEQTWSADIYGQIKEEVRKRSPIIVNFSTGGFNMGVESEEEKKERLAYVWKTKPEMAALNMGSMNYAKYSEKRKGFVFDFVFPNPFSDILLATEAMREGGVKPELECFDLGHVHNAQPLLQMGALKGPQQYSFILGVLGGVAPTAENLLAMARQVGPEDTWEVIGISRVQWKLVAAALVLGGNIRVGLEDNFYLDPAGKEMAKGNGPLVEKAVRLARDIGREPMSPDEARAALGIGKAW
- a CDS encoding enoyl-CoA hydratase/isomerase family protein encodes the protein MEAGEVVVRYQAEGGQALLTIDRPKARNALSPEVLRGLLAGLERAEADPAARVVVLTGAGEKVFCAGGDLGQMGGEGGFLSTHEGRRVYGQLLLRLQDIRKPTVARVNGHALAGGLGLVLACDLAVAAEHAELGTPEIDVGLFPMMMMALLQRHVGRKRALEMVLTGERMPAREALALGLLNRVVPAAELDATVGGLAGKLAGKSQAVLALGRRAFFTAEDLPLPAAIEYLASQLSLNVLAEDAAEGVTAFIEKRPPKWNDR
- a CDS encoding TetR/AcrR family transcriptional regulator — translated: MSQRQSKTEEAGSREGERRRTILRAAIDVFARKGYHGCRIADVAREAGVAYGLVYHYFKNKDELLETVVETGWSGFISRLRTVVEGEGSSLEQKVRGIADVAFEAYRVDPRAVKVLILEVARSPAGTQIVSRQQAFLDTIRMAADMFRSAQATGELRADLDPMLCASLLVGSIELGLTAFVSGLMEDRSPEALERAKVQIAESFLHGVLPGAATSAEVSWKQERSSSGTRPKAGKRS